In Romboutsia lituseburensis, a genomic segment contains:
- a CDS encoding ABC transporter ATP-binding protein, with protein sequence MSNPRRKRAGGPMGGPMGHGMGGTEKAKDFKGTMKKLLQHLKPYKIAMIFVVIFAIGSAAFNIVGPKILGNATTEIFEGLVAKVSGTGNGIDFDSILKTLTMLSVLYVISAVFSFIQTFVTSDISQKVSYNLRKEISEKINRLPLNYFDKKTHGEVLSRVTNDVDAISQNLNQILSQMITSITTIIGVLIMMLSISVSMTLVSLVIIPMSLIFIMIVVKKSQKHFKSQQEYLGHTNGHVEEIYSGHTIMKAFNGEEKAIAEFDELNDTLYNSAWKSQFLSGMMMPIMTFIGNLGYVMVAIMGGYLTIKKTIQVGDILSFIQYTKSFTQPIAQSAQIANVMQATAAAAERVFEFLGEGEEEADTTNPASTENIKGEVKFKNVHFGYNEDHTIINDFSVNIKPGQKVAIVGPTGAGKTTIVKLLMRFYELNSGNILIDGHDLKDFTRDDLRSMFGMVLQDTWLFNGSIMENIRYGKLEASNDDVVKAAKLAHAHHFIKTLADGYNMEINEEANNISQGQKQLLTIARAILADPKILILDEATSSVDTRTEVLIQQAMENLMADRTSFIIAHRLSTIRNADLILVMKDGDIVEQGSHDELLNTNGFYSELYNSQFEETEAC encoded by the coding sequence ATGAGTAATCCAAGAAGGAAAAGAGCAGGAGGTCCAATGGGTGGCCCTATGGGTCATGGCATGGGTGGAACTGAAAAAGCAAAAGACTTTAAAGGAACAATGAAAAAATTACTACAGCATTTAAAGCCATATAAAATAGCTATGATATTTGTTGTAATATTTGCAATAGGAAGTGCGGCCTTTAATATAGTAGGACCTAAAATATTAGGTAACGCAACAACAGAGATATTTGAAGGATTAGTTGCTAAGGTTAGTGGAACTGGAAATGGTATAGATTTTGATTCGATTTTAAAAACATTAACTATGCTATCTGTATTGTATGTTATAAGTGCAGTATTTTCATTTATACAAACTTTTGTAACATCAGATATATCTCAAAAAGTATCTTATAACTTAAGAAAAGAAATATCTGAAAAAATAAATAGATTACCTCTTAATTACTTTGATAAAAAGACTCATGGAGAAGTTTTATCAAGAGTAACTAATGATGTAGATGCAATAAGTCAAAACTTAAATCAAATATTATCTCAGATGATAACATCAATAACAACTATTATAGGGGTACTTATAATGATGTTATCAATAAGTGTAAGTATGACATTAGTAAGTTTAGTGATAATACCTATGTCTTTAATATTTATAATGATAGTAGTAAAAAAATCACAAAAACACTTTAAATCACAACAAGAATACTTAGGTCATACAAATGGTCACGTAGAAGAAATTTATAGTGGTCATACTATAATGAAGGCATTTAATGGTGAGGAAAAAGCTATAGCTGAATTTGATGAGTTAAATGATACTTTATATAACTCAGCTTGGAAGTCTCAATTCTTATCAGGAATGATGATGCCAATAATGACATTTATAGGTAACTTAGGATATGTAATGGTAGCCATAATGGGTGGATACTTAACAATAAAGAAAACTATACAAGTTGGTGATATATTATCATTTATACAATATACTAAGTCATTCACTCAACCTATAGCTCAAAGTGCTCAGATAGCCAATGTAATGCAAGCAACAGCAGCTGCGGCTGAAAGAGTATTTGAGTTTTTAGGAGAAGGCGAGGAAGAAGCTGATACAACAAATCCTGCTTCAACTGAGAATATAAAAGGTGAAGTTAAATTTAAAAATGTTCATTTTGGATATAACGAAGATCATACAATAATAAATGATTTTTCTGTTAATATAAAACCAGGTCAAAAGGTTGCTATAGTAGGTCCAACAGGGGCTGGTAAAACAACTATAGTAAAATTACTTATGAGATTCTATGAATTAAATAGTGGGAATATATTAATAGATGGTCATGATTTAAAAGATTTTACTCGTGATGATTTAAGAAGTATGTTTGGTATGGTACTGCAAGATACTTGGTTATTTAATGGTAGTATCATGGAAAATATAAGATATGGAAAATTAGAAGCTAGTAATGATGATGTAGTAAAAGCTGCTAAGTTAGCTCATGCACATCATTTTATAAAAACATTAGCTGATGGATATAATATGGAAATAAATGAAGAAGCTAACAATATATCTCAAGGTCAAAAACAGTTATTAACAATAGCTAGAGCAATACTTGCGGATCCTAAGATATTAATACTTGATGAAGCAACAAGTTCTGTAGATACACGTACAGAAGTACTAATACAACAAGCAATGGAAAATCTTATGGCAGATAGAACAAGCTTTATAATAGCTCATAGGCTATCAACAATAAGAAATGCAGACTTAATATTAGTGATGAAGGATGGAGATATAGTAGAACAAGGAAGCCATGATGAATTATTAAATACAAATGGGTTCTATTCAGAACTTTATAATAGCCAGTTTGAAGAAACTGAAGCTTGCTAA
- the agaB gene encoding PTS galactosamine transporter subunit IIB, translating to MPNIVLTRIDNRLIHGQVATMWSSSVGANLLLVANDEVATNEFRQGLMDMAAPSFAQTRYFSIEKTINIIHKASDAQHIAIICENPQDVLKLAEGGVPIKKVNIGNMHMAEGKRQVSKAVCVDDKDVEAFKKLKELGVELEIRRVPSESAENIDELFK from the coding sequence ATGCCAAATATAGTACTAACAAGAATTGATAACAGATTAATACATGGTCAAGTAGCCACAATGTGGTCATCAAGTGTTGGAGCTAACTTGCTATTAGTTGCTAATGATGAAGTTGCAACTAATGAATTTAGACAGGGACTTATGGATATGGCAGCGCCGAGTTTTGCTCAAACAAGATATTTTAGTATAGAAAAAACTATAAATATAATACACAAAGCAAGTGATGCTCAGCATATAGCAATAATATGTGAAAATCCTCAAGATGTACTTAAATTAGCAGAGGGAGGAGTACCTATAAAGAAAGTCAATATAGGAAATATGCATATGGCAGAAGGTAAAAGACAAGTGTCTAAGGCTGTGTGTGTAGATGATAAAGACGTCGAAGCCTTTAAGAAACTTAAGGAGTTAGGGGTAGAGCTAGAAATCAGGAGAGTTCCTAGTGAGTCTGCTGAGAATATAGATGAATTATTTAAATAA
- a CDS encoding PTS mannose/fructose/sorbose/N-acetylgalactosamine transporter subunit IIC → MELSFIQIGLILIVTMIAAVDQFNFLESLYRPIVIGPIVGAIMGDLQTGLIVGGSYELMMIGAMPVGGAQPPNAVIGGIMATVFAIQSGLDTAAALPLAIPFALLGQYAVTALFTVMSPLMGLCDKAAAEGNPAGIDKVNYMAMGILALLFALIVLAGLLAGQTIGETLTKVLPIQVWNGLTAAGKMMPALGFAMLLKVMLSKEYAIFMILGFVLVAYGKLPLLAIAMVGIAAAVYDFHISMKTKNTGGGMTDGI, encoded by the coding sequence ATGGAATTAAGTTTTATCCAGATTGGTCTTATTCTAATAGTAACAATGATAGCTGCAGTGGATCAATTCAATTTCTTGGAGTCTTTATATAGACCTATAGTAATTGGACCGATAGTAGGGGCTATAATGGGGGATTTACAAACAGGACTTATAGTTGGTGGTTCTTATGAACTTATGATGATAGGAGCGATGCCTGTTGGAGGGGCTCAACCACCAAATGCTGTTATAGGTGGAATAATGGCTACAGTATTTGCTATTCAATCAGGGCTAGATACTGCAGCAGCATTACCTTTAGCAATACCATTTGCATTACTAGGTCAATATGCTGTTACAGCGTTATTTACAGTAATGTCACCTTTAATGGGATTATGTGACAAGGCAGCAGCAGAAGGGAACCCAGCTGGTATAGATAAAGTTAACTATATGGCTATGGGAATATTAGCATTATTGTTTGCATTAATAGTTTTAGCTGGATTATTAGCAGGTCAGACGATAGGCGAAACTTTAACTAAAGTATTACCTATACAAGTTTGGAATGGATTAACTGCAGCTGGAAAAATGATGCCTGCATTAGGATTTGCAATGTTACTTAAAGTTATGTTAAGCAAAGAATATGCAATATTTATGATATTAGGATTTGTATTAGTAGCATATGGAAAATTACCACTTTTAGCTATAGCTATGGTAGGTATAGCAGCAGCAGTTTATGACTTCCACATAAGTATGAAAACTAAAAATACAGGAGGAGGTATGACAGATGGCATCTAA